The Paenibacillus polymyxa M1 DNA segment CGCAGAAATAACGTCAATAGAATAAAAATACCTACAGCAGCAATTGATAGTACCATACTATTGGTATGACCCAGCCATTTTTTCATATTCATTACCTCCACCGTTTCCGTTCAACCACTTGGATGCTAAATAGCAAAAAGAGCGCCGCCACCGTCACGTAGTACAATACATCGGCTCCATTCAGCAATCCTTTGGTGAAACTATCAAACCGTGCAGTTAGTGAAAAAGGTTCCAGCCACTGCTGCAGCGCCGCAGATGCGCCCGTTTGTCCACCAAACGAATCCAGCATCCAGAAAACGAGTAAAAGAATAAAACTGACGACCGCTGACATCATCTGATGCTGTGAAAGCGTTGATGCGAATAAGCCGATTGCCATCATGGCTGCGCCAAGCATAAACAGGCCGATCACGGATGTAAATACCAGCGTCCAATCCAGCGTCCCATAAAAGGACATCACGACCGGATACGCCAGGCTGCACAATACTAATATGAGCAACATGCCTAACGATGCCAAAAATTTACCCATCATGATTTCCGTTACACTCACAGGTGAGGTAAGCAGCAGTTCATCCGTACCCTGCCTGAATTCCTCTGCAACCAGCCGCATCGTGAGTAATGGGACAACAAACACCAGCATGGACAATGTATCACCGAGTACCAGCCGATAGTCCAAAATACTAGGCTGATACATCACAAAGTTCGTGTAAAATAGTAACCCCGTCAGCAGCATGTACACCGCAAGCGCAAAATACGTCGTTGGGGTCCATAGATAGGCTTGCAGCTCCTTTTGACAGACTGCGAACAAACGCCTCATGACCGATTACCTCCTGTATCCTTGTCTTCTTCAACCTTGTTATCGCTGGCCGAGGCTTCTCCATGATCCGCCGTGATGACCGTTGCTTCATTCTTAGAGGTATGTAGATCATGAACCGCTGGATCGCCGCCCTGACCTTCTTCCGTCTCGCGAGTCGTTAACTGCTGGAAGATATTTTCCAAGCTTAGGTTTTCTTTTTTCATTTCCAAAATCGGAAGCTTCGCATCTGACAGCACAAAAAACAGCTCTTCGCGAAAATCCTCATCGGAAGCTCCTGTAAGCAACAATTCGGTCAAATCCTGCTCTGTGGCAGTCAGCTTCGTATTCACTGATGGCAGAGTAGGCGCCAAAGATTCAACTTGTACTTTTCCCCAAGCTCGTATAACATCCATTACCTGCTCATGCTTGCCTTTGACCTCCAGTTTCACCTTGAATCCGTCTTCCATCGAACCGCCGAGCGCGTCAGGACGCCCGTCCATGACCAGTTTCCCTTCGTGAATGATCAGCACCCGATTGCACAAAGCATCCACCTCGGGCAAAATATGCGTGCTGAGCAATACTGTATGATTTTCACCAATCTCCTGAATGAGCTGACGAATCTCTAAAATCTGATTGGGGTCTAAACCCGAGGTCGGTTCATCCAACACTAATAAATCCGGATTATGAATAATTGCACCTGCCAGCCCCAGACGCTGTTTGTACCCTTTGGACAAGCTACGGACCAATTGTTTTTCACGTCCATTCAGGCCCAGCCGGGAAATCATCTCCGAAATACGCAGCTTCTGCTCTCTCACAGGCACGTCCCGAATACTAGCTACAAACTTTAAGTAGGACCTTACAGACATATCCCCATACAAAGGGGGCGTCTCCGGCAGATAACCGATTTTGGAACGAGCCTGTCTGCCTTTATCCTGAATCGGGATACCATCAATCGTAATTACTCCCTCGTTTGGCTGAAGATATCCTGTAATCATGCGCATCGTGGTCGTTTTACCCGCACCATTTGGCCCCAAGAAACCAACAATTTCACCGCGCTGCATTTCAAAATCCAACTTATGTACGCCCCGGTTGCCCTCATACCACTTGCTCACCTGCTGCACTTTGAGCACATGTTTCACCCTTTCTTTGTTCGTAATCTTCTCCCTGCTGTTCCTCTCCCCCAAAATGTTGCATGAGAAGCAGTCAGTAGCGAAGCGAGAGATTTGAAGCTGGAGAAGCGCCAGCGTTCGGAAGCTCAAAGCCTTCGCGAAGCGGTCTCCTCGCACTTCATGCTACACTTTTAAATTCTAATGATAATCCCCCACATATAGCTTCAGCTTAACATCACTTAAATAGAAGCTTAAAATATTGTGTCTAAAATATGAACATAAAACACCACATCTACTATCATTACGTCTACCGTTGGGTACGCCCGGTTCATAAGGTATTGAATATTTTGTGGAAGGTGAAGAACACAGCATCCGATTAGACCAGCTCCGCTTGTATCATGCCCGTTGGGACGAGTGCATCGCTACGCTGCAACAGCATCTTGCCATGCCGCAGGCGCGCTGGGCCGATAAACGCAGTGCACTATATGGTCTTGGAGCCCTCGCTTGCTACGAGTTGGGTCTAATGCACAAAGCATGTGAGTTTGCGAAAGAAGCAACAGAGCGCTCCCCGGAAGATTCTCGCCTCAGCCATAATTATGCGCTGATTCGAGCCAGGCTTCCGTAGAAACCCACACCCCGTCCTGTAGGTTGAATAACTTGGTATAAGAGCTTGTGGTTGGCAAAGGAGGTTTTTGATATCAAAGTTCTATTTACTTTTTATATACCGAGCGGTGGCGTGGAAACCTTGAACCGTCAACGCTGTAGAGCGCTCATTCAGGACGGGATTGAATGTCATCTTCTCTATTATCGGCAGGGTACAGGGATGCAAAACCTGCACGGCGATATTCCGGTGTTCATGACTTCCTCTGAAGAAGAAATTCGAAATCTGGTGGAATCTCATCGGTACGATGCAATTATTGTCTCTTCGGACTATCCTATGCTCCCCAGACTGCGAATGTTGGGCTACCAAGGGATACTAATCTATGAATCACAGGGCTTTGGCACTCACGAAGAAGCAGCAAGGATTGTCGCAGATGCCGTTCCGTATCTTCATAACCATGCCAATGCGGTACTTCTACCGGAGACAACTCACCTCGTACAGCTATTTTCCAGCATATGTCCATGGCTTAATCGTTTTGTATTCCCAAATGTTCTGGATACTAACGTATTTAATTATGTACCTAACACTCCTCCGGCTAATCCGGTCATTGCATGGGTTGGGCGATTGGAGCCCAATAAAAATTGGAGGCATTTTGTCGACATCTCTTACTGGATGCTAAAAAATCGTGCCGATCTTCGGATTTGGATGTTCTATGATGACACCTTGTCTCAGCCAGAGGATAAAATACAATTCGAGGTCATGCTTGCTCAGCTTGGTATGTCTACGATTATCGAGCGTCTTAAAAGCGTACCTCATGCTAAAATGCCTTTGTATTATTCCATGATTGGCGACTCAGGCGGGTATCTGCTCTCGACTTCGCTGGTGGAAGGATTCGGCTATGCGGTAGCTGAGGCGATGGCCTGTCGTTGTCCGGTGTTAAGCTCTGATTCAGACGGGGTACGAGCATTCATTGATCACAATGAAACCGGTAAATTTTATCAGCAGGGAGACACTTTACAGGCGGTACTGCAAGGACTGGAACTGATGAACAATGTACCTCATCGCGAATCTATCCGCCAGAAGGGGCGTACACAGATCGTTAACCTGTTGGCGCCGGATAAATATGTGCGCTCCTTCCGACAGATGATGAACTCGTTGGGGGTATGGTAACCTGTTATTGTAGTACATGCTGCAAAATCTGTTTCCATATTCAAAAAAGCTGACGACAACCCTATTTTTACACAGGGTTATCGTCAGCTTGATGAGTTATCTCTCTATTATTGTATTGGGATTCTATCTGATCCTCAATAAGCGATCTCCTACATGAATATCCTTAGATTCTTCAGCTAAGATATCTGTGTACACCGCAGTATTGGTTACAATAACAGAGGTGGTGAGATCATATCCTTCATCCACTATAGCTTTTGGATCAAATTCAACCAGCTTGTCCCCTTTTTGAATCGTATCTCCTTCAGACACAAAAGAAGTGAAATGTTTTCCTTTCAAGCTGACCGTATTAATTCCAATGTGAATGAGCAGTTCAACTCCATCCTCAGAGATCAGTCCAATCGCATGTTTTGTTTTGAAAACGGTAACAACAGTTCCGTTAAAAGGTGCGTAAGCTACTCCTTCTAGGGGGATAATCGCGGCTCCCTGACCCATCGAACCACTGGAGAAAGCCTCATCTTTCATTGCGGTCAAACGAATCAATTCACCGTTTAAAGGACTGAATACCGTTTTTTCTTCCTCTTTGCTTTCATTGCCATTTTAATATCAGGCGAATGTTTTGCATTTTTATAGCCGAAAAGATAGGTCAGTATAAATCCGACTACAAAAGCTACAACCAAAGATATGATAAAGCCTATGAAGCCTGTATCTATCCCCTTTGGATTAATGAATAAAGGTATACCAAAAATCCCGCCTGAAGCAAATCCATATGCTGTTGAGCCGAGTAAGCCCGCTACAGCTCCTCCTATACCCCCAGCGATCGAGGCTAAAATAAACGGTTTTTTGGTAGGTAGCGTAACTCCGTAAATAGCTGGTTCCGTAACCCCCATCAAACCCGCGATTGTGGCAGAAGTGGCAATGGGTTTTAATTTGGGGTCCCGTGATTTCAAAGCAATGGCAAAAGCCGCACCTGTTTGCGCAAACGTAGTACAGAACAGCATACCGTTAATCGGATCAAACCCGTTCGTAACTACATTATTCAGGAGAATCGGAATGAACGCCCAATGCAAGCCGAAGATAATAATGCCCTGCCAGAACCCGGCCAGAATGAGACCAGCTATAGCCGGACTTAACTGGTAAATCCACATGGAGCCTTTGGCTAACCCATCGCTGATTATAGTTGCTATCGGCCCGACAACCAGAAAAACAATCGGTGATATAATGACCAAGGTCAGAAAAGGCACAATGAACATTTTAATGGAAGCAGGTGCATACTTACTTATAAATTTTTCAACCTTAGCTGCCAAGAACGCCCCAATAATGATAGGTATAACAGAAGAAGTATAATTAATCAGAACGACAGGTATTGTCAAAAAGGACAGTGCCGTTTTATCCGTAAAGGCGGAAGTCATGGTTGGGTACACCAAGGCGGCCCCTAAAACAGCAGACAGATACGGGTTTCCTCCGAATTTTTTACCTGCTGAAAACCCTAGAATAACCGGAAAGAAATAAAACATAGCGTCTGCTGTTGCATATAAAATTTTATACGTACCCATCTGATCAGTCATCCAGCCCAGAGATGTGCATAAGGCCAACAGTCCTTTTAAAATCCCGACAGCGGCGAGCACGCCAACAACGGGCATAAACACACCTGAGATTACATCGACAAATCGACTGAACAGGCTCGCTTTTTCATTCTTTTGATCGTCTTCAGCAGCCTGGTCTTCAGGCTTTACTCCCATCGTATCCAAAAGAGCCTCGTATACTTTGGGAACCTCATTCCCGATCACCACCTAGAATTGGCCGCCACTTTCCACGACGGTAATAACACCGTCAATCTGTTTGATTTTTTCTTTATCTGGCAATTGATTATCCTTCAGTTTGAATCTCAAACGAGTGACACAGTGAATGACACTGTTCACATTTTCGTTTCCCCCCACCGATCTAAGCACTTCTTTGGCTGTCTTTTGGTAATCCATCATGATCACTCCTACTTGGATGCGTTATCTACTTTTCTACTCCACCTGTTGCCTTACTCCTATTCTTCTCCTGTTTTATTTCGTTCCGATGATCACAACATCACTTTCAAAACCATGCATATCAATGACAGATTGATCAGCCTGGGCATCTACCTCCGTTTGGGCAAATCGTCTCTCCGCTAAATCAATGGTTATAAACTTGTAGTCCTGTAAATTCATACTTAGCCGCACCTTCGTGTTAACCGGGATATACAAGACGATGGTATTCTCGTTCCCCGCAGCTCTGATCTCCTCTGTCTTGTTTAAAACAATATCCAGCGGCTTTATGCCGATCAGATTGTACATTTCAAATAAATATTTAATAAAGGAATAATCCCATGCGCCCTCAAAACGCAGTGCCGTTCTCCAATCATAGGGACTATCAAAGCCCTCTCCTTCTACAATTCCGAACTTCTTGCCTTTTTTATGCCAGCTCCAAATGCCATGCGCTCCATAGGTAATTCCCGCTCCCCCGCCTGCGAGTAGACTTTGCCATGCTGCTTTTCTGGCATCCAGTGCGGTGTATCTACCATACACATTGCGGCTGTAACTGATCTGTTCATAGCAAGGTTCTCCATTGATGACGGGACGGATCTCTGGCTTGTGGTAAAAATGCTGGGCAATCTCGTGGGCGACATGCTGAAACTGAGAATTATGTCCTGATTGATACATATAAAATCCAAGACCCTTGTGTTGCTCAAAAGCTTCAGGAATTCCCCTCAATCTTCCTTGGATATGCAGTGCAGTTAGGCTTGCCGGGCTTAATTGCTGTACCGTTTCCAGCGCCTTCAAATAGTATGCATTAGCACGTTCTGTAGGAAAATCAGTATCCCCGCTGATCAAATAAACAGGCTCGAAGCGGGAATAACGGTTTACAACATAAGTTACATAGCTTTCAACGCAATCCAGCGGCATTTTATTGCCCTTCTGGAACATTTCAGCCCATGTATCCGGTACATAATTACACCACAGAAGTACCAAGGCTGGAATAAAGCCGCGCTCTACAGCCATCTGGATCATGACTTCTGCCCGGTCAAAATAGGCCGCGTTTAATGTGTGATAGTCGAAATCTCCATTTTCCAATAATGCAAACGGTTGTA contains these protein-coding regions:
- a CDS encoding ABC transporter permease, whose translation is MRRLFAVCQKELQAYLWTPTTYFALAVYMLLTGLLFYTNFVMYQPSILDYRLVLGDTLSMLVFVVPLLTMRLVAEEFRQGTDELLLTSPVSVTEIMMGKFLASLGMLLILVLCSLAYPVVMSFYGTLDWTLVFTSVIGLFMLGAAMMAIGLFASTLSQHQMMSAVVSFILLLVFWMLDSFGGQTGASAALQQWLEPFSLTARFDSFTKGLLNGADVLYYVTVAALFLLFSIQVVERKRWR
- a CDS encoding ABC transporter ATP-binding protein, coding for MLKVQQVSKWYEGNRGVHKLDFEMQRGEIVGFLGPNGAGKTTTMRMITGYLQPNEGVITIDGIPIQDKGRQARSKIGYLPETPPLYGDMSVRSYLKFVASIRDVPVREQKLRISEMISRLGLNGREKQLVRSLSKGYKQRLGLAGAIIHNPDLLVLDEPTSGLDPNQILEIRQLIQEIGENHTVLLSTHILPEVDALCNRVLIIHEGKLVMDGRPDALGGSMEDGFKVKLEVKGKHEQVMDVIRAWGKVQVESLAPTLPSVNTKLTATEQDLTELLLTGASDEDFREELFFVLSDAKLPILEMKKENLSLENIFQQLTTRETEEGQGGDPAVHDLHTSKNEATVITADHGEASASDNKVEEDKDTGGNRS
- a CDS encoding glycosyltransferase family 4 protein, which produces MAKEVFDIKVLFTFYIPSGGVETLNRQRCRALIQDGIECHLLYYRQGTGMQNLHGDIPVFMTSSEEEIRNLVESHRYDAIIVSSDYPMLPRLRMLGYQGILIYESQGFGTHEEAARIVADAVPYLHNHANAVLLPETTHLVQLFSSICPWLNRFVFPNVLDTNVFNYVPNTPPANPVIAWVGRLEPNKNWRHFVDISYWMLKNRADLRIWMFYDDTLSQPEDKIQFEVMLAQLGMSTIIERLKSVPHAKMPLYYSMIGDSGGYLLSTSLVEGFGYAVAEAMACRCPVLSSDSDGVRAFIDHNETGKFYQQGDTLQAVLQGLELMNNVPHRESIRQKGRTQIVNLLAPDKYVRSFRQMMNSLGVW
- a CDS encoding DUF4038 domain-containing protein, translated to MICLSLSIAKNQRSFVEKDKPFFYLADTVWSVFTNATIEEWSDYLDYRKMQGFNVLQINMLRQWDASESDLNLQPFALLENGDFDYHTLNAAYFDRAEVMIQMAVERGFIPALVLLWCNYVPDTWAEMFQKGNKMPLDCVESYVTYVVNRYSRFEPVYLISGDTDFPTERANAYYLKALETVQQLSPASLTALHIQGRLRGIPEAFEQHKGLGFYMYQSGHNSQFQHVAHEIAQHFYHKPEIRPVINGEPCYEQISYSRNVYGRYTALDARKAAWQSLLAGGGAGITYGAHGIWSWHKKGKKFGIVEGEGFDSPYDWRTALRFEGAWDYSFIKYLFEMYNLIGIKPLDIVLNKTEEIRAAGNENTIVLYIPVNTKVRLSMNLQDYKFITIDLAERRFAQTEVDAQADQSVIDMHGFESDVVIIGTK